In the Phaseolus vulgaris cultivar G19833 chromosome 7, P. vulgaris v2.0, whole genome shotgun sequence genome, one interval contains:
- the LOC137827793 gene encoding phaseolin, alpha-type, with amino-acid sequence MMRARVPLLLLGILFLASLSASFATSLREEEESQDNPFYFNSDNSWNTLFKNQYGHIRVLQRFDQQSKRLQNLEDYRLVEFRSKPETLLLPQQADAELLLVVRSGSAILVLVKPDDRREYFFLTQGDNPIFSDNQKIPAGTIFYLVNPDPKEDLRIIQLAMPVNNPQIHEFFLSSTEAQQSYLQEFSKHILEASFNSKFEEINRVLFEEEGQQEEGQQEGVIVNIDSEQIEELSKHAKSSSRKSHSKQDNTIGNEFGNLTERTDNSLNVLISSIEMKEGALFVPHYYSKAIVILVVNEGEAHVELVGPKGNKETLEFESYRAELSKDDVFVIPAAYPVAIKATSNVNFTGFGINANNNNRNLLAGKTDNVISSIGRALDGKDVLGLTFSGSGEEVMKLINKQSGSYFVDGHHHQQEQQKGSHQQEQQKGRKGAFVY; translated from the exons ATGATGAGAGCAAGGGTTCCACTCCTGTTGCTGGGAATTCTTTTCCTGGCATCACTTTCTGCCTCATTTGCCACTTCACTCCGGGAGGAGGAAGAGAGCCAAGATAACCCCTTCTACTTCAACTCTGACAACTCCTGGAACACTCTATTCAAAAACCAATATGGTCACATTCGTGTCCTCCAGAGGTTCGACCAACAATCCAAACGACTTCAGAATCTTGAAGACTACCGTCTTGTGGAGTTCAGGTCCAAACCCGAAACCCTCCTTCTTCCTCAGCAGGCTGATGCTGAGTTACTCCTAGTTGTCCGTAGTG gGAGCGCCATACTCGTCTTGGTGAAACCTGATGATCGCAGAGAGTACTTCTTCCTTACGCAAGGCGATAACCCGATATTCTCTGATAACCAGAAAATCCCTGCAGGAACCATTTTCTATTTGGTTAACCCTGACCCCAAAGAGGATCTCAGAATAATCCAACTCGCCATGCCCGTTAACAACCCTCAGATTCAT GAatttttcctatctagcacagAAGCCCAACAATCCTACTTGCAAGAGTTCAGCAAGCATATTCTAGAGGCCTCCTTCAAT AGCAAATTCGAGGAGATCAACAGGGTTCTGTTTGAAGAGGAGGGACAGCAAGAGGAGGGACAGCAAGAGGGAGTGATTGTGAACATTGATTCTGAACAGATTGAGGAACTGAGCAAACATGCAAAATCTAGTTCAAGGAAATCCCATTCCAAACAAGATAACACAATTGGAAACGAATTTGGAAACCTGACTGAGAGGACCGATAACTCCTTGAATGTGTTAATCAGTTCTATAGAGATGAAAGAG GGAGCTCTTTTTGTGCCACACTACTATTCTAAGGCCATTGTTATACTAGTGGTTAATGAAGGAGAAGCACATGTTGAACTTGTTGGCCCAAAAGGAAATAAGGAAACCTTGGAATTTGAGAGCTACAGAGCTGAGCTTTCTAAAGACGATGTATTTGTAATCCCAGCAGCATATCCAGTTGCCATCAAGGCTACCTCCAACGTGAATTTCACTGGTTTCGGTATCAATGCTAATAACAACAATAGGAACCTCCTTGCag GTAAGACGGACAATGTCATAAGCAGCATCGGTAGAGCTCTGGACGGTAAAGACGTGTTGGGGCTTACGTTCTCTGGGTCTGGTGAAGAAGTTATGAAGCTGATCAACAAGCAGAGTGGATCGTACTTTGTGGATGGACACCATCACCAACAGGAACAGCAAAAGGGAAGTCACCAACAGGAACAGCAAAAGGGAAGAAAGGGTGCATTTGTGTACTGA